Within the Longimicrobiales bacterium genome, the region TCTTGAGCGGCGCGACGCGCACCTGGTTGCGGCCGTTTTCCTTGGCCTCGTACAGCGCCTCGTCGGCCGCGCGCACCAGGTCGTGCGGGCTGCCCGCGCACTCCGGGCAGGACGCGACGCCGATCGATGCGCGGATCGGGACCGCCCGTCCCTGCCACTGAAACGTCAGCTTCTCGATCGCCCGCCGCAGCCGCTCGGCCGCGTCCTGCGCATGGGGCCGGTCCGTCTCCGGCAGCAGCACCACGAACTCCTCGCCGCCGAAGCGGGCAGGTATGTCGTTGTCGCGCAGCTCGTGCTCGAGCGTGCGGGCAACGAGCTGCAGGACGGCGTCGCCGGCCTCATGGCCGTGGGTGTCGTTGATCTGCTTGAAGTGGTCGAGGTCGACCAGAAGCACCGAGAGGGGACGCTCGTAACGCTGGAAGCGTGCGCTCTCGGCATCCAGTGCGGCGTCAAAGGCGCGCCGGTTCCGCAGCTTCGTCAGCGGATCGCGCTCTGCCCGCTCGCGCGCCATTCCGTACTGGCGGGCGTGGTTGAGCACGAGCCCGAAGTACGGTGCGGCGGCGTCGACCAGCTCCATGCTGCCCTCGTCGAAGCGCGGGAACTCGCTCCGCCAGAGCGCCAGCAGTCCGACGACGCCGGTCGGGGTCTTGAGCGGCACGGTCACGAGAGCCCGCGGCGGATAGACCCAGCGCTCCTCGCGCGATGCGACGGGCGGCGCGTTGCGCGGGCGGTCCTCCCGGACGATACGACCTTCCGCACGCGCGGCGATCGCCATTTCGGAGTCGTTGGTCAGCAGGGTGCGGCCGGATTCCGGCCCGCCGTCGCTGCTGTCGCAGACCAGCACCCGTGAAGCGTCGCCGTCCCAGAGCGCGATCGCACCGCCGGTCGTGTCGACCAGGTTGCGGGCGGCCCGCAGCAGCTCCCGCGCGACCGCATCGAGGTCGGGCTCTGCGGGGATCTTGCGGAGCGCGCCCATCAGCCGGTCCAGCCGTCGCCGGTCGCCCACGGCGGCGAGCTGGAGCTCATGCGTGTCGAGCACGGAGCGCACGGTCACCGCAGCGGCGTCGAGGCGATCGGCGGGCGGTCGCGCCTGGTCGCTGGCGAACTCGTAGGTGAGCAGGGTGCCATCGGCTCCCTCCGTGCGCAGCCGCGTGGCAAGGACGAGAGCGTCGGCGGCAGCCCACGAAGGCGCTGGCTCGATCTGCATCTGCACGCCCTCCTCCCAGACCCACCCGAGCGGTGAGCCGCGGAGTGGTGCTGGCGCGCCCGGCAGCGGACCACTGGACGCTGCGACGGCGCGCGCCCGGTTGGCAGCGCGCTCGATGCGCCAGAGGATCACGCGGCGCGCCTGCACGCGACGGGCAAGGTCGACGAGCGCATGCTCGAGATCACGCAGGTGCGCGAGCGCGACGCCTTCCGGCGTGGGCCGCTCGCCGGAATCGGCCTCGGCGAGGATGCGATCGAGATGCGCGAGGCGGCGTGCGTCGCGCGTGGCACGCACGCGCAGCAGCTGCAGCGGCAGCCATGCGGCGGCAATCACCGCCGTCAGCGCTGCGATGTCGCGCCAGCCGAGTGTCGCGCGCACGAGCTCGGTCACGAGCAGGAGCAACGCGGCGCCCGCGAAGAACGCGAGCGCACGGCGGCGCTGGACGTCCAGCGTCGCATGGAAGAGCCAGACGGAAGCCAGGGGCAGCAGCGGGGACGCAAGCGCGCCGCTGGCCAGCAGCAGCACGTAGACGATCGCGCCACCGGCGAGAAGGCGAACGTCCGCCTGTTCGGGTTTTGCCGGCGTCATGGGTGTGGTGCGCTGACCTGAACGATTCGGGTCGCGGCGCAG harbors:
- a CDS encoding GGDEF domain-containing protein; this translates as MTPAKPEQADVRLLAGGAIVYVLLLASGALASPLLPLASVWLFHATLDVQRRRALAFFAGAALLLLVTELVRATLGWRDIAALTAVIAAAWLPLQLLRVRATRDARRLAHLDRILAEADSGERPTPEGVALAHLRDLEHALVDLARRVQARRVILWRIERAANRARAVAASSGPLPGAPAPLRGSPLGWVWEEGVQMQIEPAPSWAAADALVLATRLRTEGADGTLLTYEFASDQARPPADRLDAAAVTVRSVLDTHELQLAAVGDRRRLDRLMGALRKIPAEPDLDAVARELLRAARNLVDTTGGAIALWDGDASRVLVCDSSDGGPESGRTLLTNDSEMAIAARAEGRIVREDRPRNAPPVASREERWVYPPRALVTVPLKTPTGVVGLLALWRSEFPRFDEGSMELVDAAAPYFGLVLNHARQYGMARERAERDPLTKLRNRRAFDAALDAESARFQRYERPLSVLLVDLDHFKQINDTHGHEAGDAVLQLVARTLEHELRDNDIPARFGGEEFVVLLPETDRPHAQDAAERLRRAIEKLTFQWQGRAVPIRASIGVASCPECAGSPHDLVRAADEALYEAKENGRNQVRVAPLK